One window of Triplophysa rosa linkage group LG10, Trosa_1v2, whole genome shotgun sequence genomic DNA carries:
- the syne3 gene encoding nesprin-3, with the protein MTQHEQHEFRESLEEALSWMQAIQEKLKQNDNTQGPRTALEARLRETEKIHSSETEGHVKMDRVLVASEALLRNGDEEMKNQTHSKLKDLKALWDETLTYIIHCHSRIEWVWLHWSEYLKAHEEFGMWLEKMHRSLEPQLELQLGPQEKLWQVDHLRVLHSDIQAQGQFLERLLDEAAALFNRTQDPSVDEQAQQGLQDAYNHIQNIAQERLALAEKRAEEHQQYKSCVHKFQTWLVSRTEEVSRFRDMEDTTQNRLKALQEMDANIAKEELTLQHIVGLCEAVKTNTSPAGAERITEEMEELRLAWQRLRLALAEVHEELQSSLDSESEYSNGCKELRVDLAKLRTQVQNLSVELESRDRERTEDHLVAQWKTRTGVRNKLVAEEPNVEQLKSRLKELFRFPQDSRALSDEMLAVVKEYQSVKGRSFRLSSESESTLRQILQDPLLRFSQWSQAVSQVLEASADVTEFSHIALLVQNIEKLLKTSLQLQERLTLLQVKSDLLSSVFGQEKADDLLKELSGDMRKRESLHSQLQERKSRLQGFISKTKDFSEAYDSIHKKLSFIKERFYAANGLQPDILAKKSQADQLRVIRKDLEDCEAHILALETLVSSNPTNATKFEGLYADWKLLYNAVRIKVNESEEHIVDHELFHDNILNLEKWLMIMRQKLESFRGGNGEWGIDNRQQEAERALGEFTENELQLHQMEAQGHNVLAKTSDEGKVHIRQDLNRLRESWVSLHTLSLNLYRLLNGQDSLSHRTECLDRWADGRHEGSGSGAASGFEGGHLATGDEGTGQRRHHKLDSQFHLQSESTDYPKTIEATQNQFLVVSPEGIERPGRPQIWRREMSYHERTLDDEVDAVTSGGDGRANRKQIEAADTDRSNLLGKSESRSADRTGEWVEEHIAGAHTDDAKRRLWPSQIPPDEITVAYSSVGDTQIGFQGPRQHVDTGMLRREFEAYLLKENDKLTKILNSQSASSAKELTTRQDTLKGLRAGVSWGQSQFQKLMENKSPDEDVEDLRYRWMLYKSKLKEAGDLRALKKNKGASAQGQGLVRAGKKNSSPGFLYRVCRVALPLQLLLLALLLLAFLLPMMDEGKSCSLCNNFARSFNIMLRYDGPPPT; encoded by the exons ATGACCCAACACGAGCAGCATGAGTTCAGGGAAAGTTTGGAGGAAGCCCTGTCCTGGATGCAGGCCATCCAGGAGAAGCTTAAGCAAAATGATAACACCCAGGGTCCCAGAACAGCACTGGAGGCCAGACTCAGAGAGACGGAG AAAATCCATAGCTCAGAGACTGAAGGCCATGTGAAGATGGACAGGGTGCTGGTGGCGTCTGAAGCTCTGCTCCGAAATGGAGACGAAGAGATGAAGAATCAGACTCATTCCAAACTGAAGGATCTGAAAGCGCTGTGGGATGAGACATTAACCTACATAATTCACTGCCACAG TCGCATCGAATGGGTTTGGCTTCATTGGAGTGAATACCTGAAGGCTCATGAGGAGTTTGGGATGTGGCTGGAGAAGATGCACCGGTCTCTGGAGCCACAGCTTGAGCTGCAGCTGGGTCCGCAGGAGAAGCTGTGGCAGGTTGACCATCTGCGAGTCCTGCACAGTGACATTCAGGCCCAGGGTCAGTTTCTGGAGAGGCTTCTGGATGAGGCTGCAGCGCTTTTCAACCGCACTCAAGATCCCAGTGTTGATGAGCAGGCTCAACAAGGCCTTCAAGATGCCTACAACCATATTCAAAACATAGCACAG gaaagGTTGGCATTGGCAGAGAAAAGAGCAGAAGAGCACCAGCAGTACAAAAGTTGTGTTCATAAATTCCAAACCTGGCTTGTGTCTAGAACAGAAGAAGTCAGTCGGTTTCGCGACATGGAGGATACCACGCAAAATAGACTCAAAGCCCTGCAG GAAATGGATGCCAATATAGCCAAAGAAGAGCTCACACTCCAGCACATTGTAGGATTGTGTGAGGCGGTGAAGACCAACACATCTCCAGCGGGAGCAGAGAGGATCACAGAGGAGATGGAGGAGTTGAGGTTGGCCTGGCAGAGGTTACGTCTGGCGCTAGCTGAGGTTCATGAAGAGCTCCAGAGCTCACTGGACTCCGAGAGCGAGTATTCAAACGGCTGTAAGGAGCTGAGGGTGGACCTCGCGAAGCTCAGAACCCAGGTCCAGAACCTCAGTGTTGAGCTGGAGAGCAGGGATAGAGAGAGGACAGAGGATCACCTGGTTGCTCAATGGAAGACTCGCACG GGTGTGCGTAACAAGCTCGTCGCAGAGGAGCCTAATGTGGAGCAGTTGAAATCTCGGTTAAAAGAGCTTTTCAGATTCCCACAGGACTCCAGAGCGCTGTCTGATGAGATGCTCGCTGTGGTAAAGGAGTACCAGAG TGTGAAAGGCAGATCGTTCAGGTTGTCCTCAGAGAGTGAATCGACGCTGCGACAGATACTGCAGGACCCTTTGCTCAGGTTCAGCCAGTGGAGTCAAGCGGTTTCGCAGGTCCTGGAAGCTTCTGCCGACGTGACTGAGTTCTCCCATATCGCTCTGCTTGTACAGAATATCgag AAGTTACTCAAGACCAGCTTGCAGCTGCAGGAGCGTTTGACTTTGCTTCAGGTGAAGAGCGATCTTCTCAGCTCTGTTTTTGGGCAGGAGAAAGCCGATGATCTGTTAAAGGAGCTTAGCGGAGATATGAGGAAGAGAGAATCGCTCCACAGTCAGCTCCAGGAACGCAAGAGTCGTCTACAG GGATTTATATCAAAGACAAAGGACTTTTCTGAGGCTTATGACTCCATACACAAAAAGCTGAGCTTCATAAAGGAGAGGTTCTATGCAGCGAATGGCCTCCAACCTGATATTCTAGCAAAGAAGAGTCAGGCGGACCAGCTCAGG GTCATTAGGAAAGATTTGGAGGATTGCGAGGCCCATATTTTGGCCCTTGAGACGCTGGTGTCATCCAACCCAACAAACGCCACCAAGTTTGAGGGTCTATATGCAGACTGGAAGTTGCTATACAATGCAGTTCGG ATTAAGGTGAATGAAAGTGAGGAGCACATAGTGGACCATGAACTTTTCCATGACAATATCCTGAATTTGGAGAAGTGGTTAATGATCATGAGACAGAAGCTGGAATCGTTCCGTGGGGGAAATGGAGAATGGGGCATCGATAACCGGCAACAGGAGGCGGAG AGGGCGCTAGGGGAGTTTACAGAAAATGAGCTTCAGCTGCACCAGATGGAGGCTCAGGGTCACAATGTGCTGGCCAAGACCTCCGATGAGGGCAAAGTTCACATTCGACAAGACCTTAATCGCCTCCGAGAATCCTGGGTGTCCCTCCACACGCTTAGTCTCAATCTTTACAG ACTTCTGAATGGACAAGACTCCCTGTCACACAGAACCGAGTGTCTGGATAGATGGGCGGATGGGCGTCACGAGGGCTCAGGATCTGGAGCAGCATCCGGCTTTGAAGGTGGACATCTAGCCACAGGTGATGAGGGAACAGGTCAACGTCGACATCACAAGCTCGATTCACAGTTCCACCTGCAATCAGAATCAACAGATTACCCAAAGACCATCGAAGCGACTCAAAATCAATTTCTAGTTGTGTCCCCCGAGGGCATCGAAAGACCAGGACGTCCACAGATCTGGAGACGAGAGATGAGTTACCATGAGAGGACCCTGGATGATGAGGTGGATGCAGTCACTTCTGGAGGTGATGGTAGAGCAAACAGAAAACAGATTGAGGCGGCGGATACGGACAGAAGTAACTTGCTTGGGAAGAGTGAGAGCAGGAGTGCTGATAGGACTGGAGAATGGGTTGAGGAGCATATCGCAGGAGCCCATACTGATGATGCAAAAAGAAGATTGTGGCCATCTCAAATTCCACCTGATGAAATCACTGTGGCTTACAGCTCAGTTGGTGACACTCAG ATTGGCTTTCAGGGGCCTCGGCAGCATGTCGACACAGGGATGCTGAGGAGAGAGTTTGAAGCATATCTTCTCAAAGAAAATGACAAGCTCACAAAAATTCTGAACAGCCAAAGCGCCTCGAGTGCCAAAGAACTGACCACGAGACAGGATACACTCAAG GGTTTGCGTGCTGGTGTGTCCTGGGGTCAAAGTCAATTCCAGAAGCTAATGGAGAATAAGTCACCTGATGAAGATGTGGAGGATCTGCGATATCGTTGGATGTTATACAAGTCCAAACTGAAAGAGGCTGGTGACCTCAGAGCTCTGAAGAAAAACAAG GGTGCAAGTGCACAAGGACAGGGGCTTGTTCGTGCTGGAAAG aagaacagCAGCCCCGGGTTCCTGTACCGCGTGTGTCGCGTGGCTCTTCCTCTTCAGCTCCTGCTATTGGCCCTGCTGCTGTTGGCCTTTCTTCTACCCATGATGGATGAGGGCAAAAGCTGCTCGCTGTGTAACAACTTCGCCCGCTCATTCAACATCATGCTCCGCTACGACGGACCACCACCCACTTAA